The following are encoded in a window of Mycoplasmopsis verecunda genomic DNA:
- a CDS encoding energy-coupling factor transporter transmembrane component T family protein: MKSVFGRYIPGKGFLYNLDPRIKLLTVILYIVMVFMVSYFIDLIILLIPLVVVYITTNKRVKPLFKLMWLPFFISFIIFFVNIYTITNETVYKDVASMYESKNPLGKTWLVYMYDPKYTFWKWATSSNTFEIKIPMYDSAGKFIGISSELSKLNIQYGISLDSINRTLSLFFRIYIMILTTALLTNTTRPILLTKSIEDILLPLKLIFVPTHVIAMIISIALRFIPTLIDEANRIMKAQSSRGVDFKHGNLKEKINAFSTLIIPLFVSSFARAEDLSNSMETRGYDPYSQRTKYRKIKPTWVDLIVSIFLLSLLAFLIVNMVYPQYLPSWYLVTAVL; the protein is encoded by the coding sequence ATGAAAAGTGTTTTCGGACGTTATATCCCTGGAAAAGGTTTCTTATATAATCTTGATCCTAGAATTAAATTATTAACAGTTATTCTTTATATTGTAATGGTATTTATGGTTTCATACTTTATTGATTTAATTATCTTATTAATACCATTAGTTGTTGTGTATATAACCACAAACAAAAGAGTAAAACCATTATTTAAATTAATGTGATTACCATTCTTTATTTCCTTTATCATTTTCTTTGTGAATATTTACACAATTACAAATGAAACTGTGTACAAAGATGTCGCATCAATGTATGAATCCAAAAATCCACTGGGTAAAACTTGATTAGTTTATATGTATGATCCTAAATATACCTTTTGAAAATGAGCAACTTCTTCTAATACTTTTGAAATAAAAATCCCAATGTATGATAGTGCAGGAAAATTTATTGGTATTAGTTCTGAATTAAGTAAATTAAATATTCAATATGGTATTTCCTTGGATTCTATTAATAGAACATTATCTCTATTCTTTAGAATTTACATAATGATTTTAACAACTGCATTATTAACAAATACTACTCGTCCTATTTTATTAACTAAATCAATTGAAGATATTTTATTACCATTAAAATTAATATTTGTCCCTACACATGTTATTGCTATGATAATATCAATTGCTTTACGTTTTATTCCTACTTTAATCGATGAAGCTAATAGAATTATGAAAGCTCAATCATCTCGTGGTGTTGACTTTAAGCATGGTAATTTAAAAGAAAAAATTAATGCTTTCTCTACATTGATAATTCCATTATTTGTTTCATCTTTTGCTAGAGCAGAAGATTTATCTAACTCAATGGAAACTCGTGGATATGATCCATATTCTCAAAGAACTAAATATAGAAAAATTAAACCAACTTGAGTTGATTTAATCGTATCTATATTCTTACTATCATTGTTAGCATTTTTAATTGTCAATATGGTATATCCACAATATTTACCATCATGATATTTAGTAACTGCTGTTTTATAA
- the rpsP gene encoding 30S ribosomal protein S16, whose amino-acid sequence MVKIRLKRMGDKFRPVYKIVAADSRAPRDGKFIEALGHYNPKTKEFVLDKELTSKWIKQGAKPTVTVANLFRAHNLTLELKK is encoded by the coding sequence ATGGTTAAAATTAGATTAAAAAGAATGGGAGACAAATTCAGACCAGTTTATAAAATTGTCGCTGCTGACTCAAGAGCTCCACGTGATGGTAAATTTATCGAAGCTTTAGGACACTACAACCCTAAAACAAAAGAATTTGTTTTAGATAAAGAATTAACTTCTAAATGAATTAAACAAGGTGCTAAACCAACCGTTACTGTAGCTAACTTATTTAGAGCTCACAATTTAACTTTAGAACTTAAAAAATAA
- the trmD gene encoding tRNA (guanosine(37)-N1)-methyltransferase TrmD, with product MKINFLTLFPNYFEPFINESIVKRAKEKELVDFSVVDFRNFSKDKHRKVDDEIYGGGHGLLLQVEPIDLALDSLPNRGGYKVLVSPQGKTFTQEIAQELSQYDQITFISGRYEGFDERVVELVDIELSIGDYVLTGGELPSMVMADSIIRLIPGVIKEESHVFDSFQGIGLLDYPQYTRPREYKGMKVPEVLFNGDHKKIKEWKQQAQWEKTLKNRPDIIERIKHEK from the coding sequence ATGAAAATTAATTTTCTTACATTATTTCCTAATTACTTTGAACCTTTTATTAACGAAAGTATAGTTAAAAGAGCTAAAGAAAAAGAACTAGTTGATTTTTCTGTAGTAGATTTTAGAAACTTCAGTAAAGATAAGCATCGCAAAGTTGATGATGAAATATATGGTGGAGGTCACGGTTTATTACTTCAAGTAGAGCCAATTGATTTAGCACTTGATTCATTACCTAACCGCGGTGGTTATAAAGTTCTTGTTTCTCCGCAAGGAAAAACATTTACTCAAGAAATAGCACAAGAATTATCGCAATATGATCAAATTACTTTTATCTCAGGTAGATATGAAGGATTTGATGAGCGTGTAGTCGAATTAGTTGATATCGAATTATCAATTGGTGATTATGTACTAACAGGTGGAGAATTACCTTCGATGGTAATGGCTGATAGTATTATTCGCTTAATTCCTGGTGTTATAAAGGAAGAATCGCATGTATTTGATTCATTTCAAGGTATAGGACTACTTGATTACCCACAATATACTAGACCTAGAGAATATAAAGGAATGAAAGTTCCGGAAGTTCTATTTAATGGTGATCATAAGAAAATTAAAGAATGAAAGCAGCAGGCACAATGAGAAAAAACTCTTAAAAATCGGCCTGACATTATCGAAAGGATAAAACATGAGAAATAA
- a CDS encoding ribonuclease HII, with protein sequence MLDFENKYWDKYPLIAGVDEVGRGCLAGELVVACVILPKNYQNPKIKDSKKISEKNRELLYEQIIKDALYYSIEIRTLDQINNSNPKAESKLGMKLAIEKLPIKPDLVITDFEKVDTDIEQINLVKGDNISINVAAASILAKVTRDRMLIQYAKEYSQYGFEQNKGYGTKIHLEALSKYGITPIHRIKYKPVAQIINNLSTKRK encoded by the coding sequence ATGTTAGATTTTGAAAACAAATATTGAGATAAATATCCTTTAATTGCGGGTGTTGATGAAGTCGGAAGAGGATGCTTAGCAGGTGAATTAGTAGTTGCGTGTGTAATACTTCCAAAAAACTACCAAAATCCAAAAATTAAAGATTCCAAGAAGATTTCTGAAAAGAATCGCGAGTTATTATATGAACAAATAATAAAAGATGCATTATATTATTCAATTGAAATCCGTACTTTAGATCAAATAAATAATTCTAATCCAAAAGCTGAATCTAAATTAGGGATGAAATTAGCTATTGAAAAATTACCTATTAAGCCTGATTTAGTGATAACTGACTTTGAAAAAGTTGATACAGATATTGAACAAATTAATCTTGTTAAAGGTGATAATATTTCAATCAATGTAGCTGCAGCTAGTATTCTAGCTAAGGTTACTCGTGATCGTATGTTGATTCAATATGCAAAAGAATATTCACAATATGGTTTTGAACAAAATAAAGGTTATGGTACAAAAATTCATTTAGAGGCTTTATCTAAATATGGAATAACACCTATTCATAGAATTAAATATAAACCTGTAGCACAAATCATAAATAATTTAAGTACTAAAAGAAAATAA
- the rplS gene encoding 50S ribosomal protein L19 produces the protein MRNKLLELVEKSQLRSDLPEFKTGDNVKVHVRIREGEKERIQIFEGLVISKKESGTRESFTVRKDSYGIGVERTFLVNSPLIAHIEVVRSNKVRRKRLFYMRDRKGKSARLKEIKRNNN, from the coding sequence ATGAGAAATAAATTATTAGAGTTAGTTGAAAAGTCACAATTACGTTCAGACTTACCAGAATTCAAAACAGGAGATAACGTTAAAGTTCACGTTCGTATTCGTGAAGGTGAAAAAGAACGTATCCAAATTTTTGAAGGTTTAGTAATCAGCAAAAAAGAATCAGGAACAAGAGAATCATTCACAGTTAGAAAAGATTCATACGGAATCGGCGTTGAAAGAACATTCCTTGTTAACTCACCTTTAATTGCTCACATCGAAGTAGTTCGTTCAAACAAAGTTCGTAGAAAAAGATTATTCTACATGAGAGACCGTAAAGGTAAATCAGCTCGTCTTAAAGAAATCAAAAGAAATAATAATTAA
- a CDS encoding DegV family protein has protein sequence MKNIAIVVDSSCGLTKEQAHKLGWHYLPLKIELDDKIYNDGDNLKSNELFKYFSLDTKQYKTACTPIGVIEDMVEELSKTHDYVVVFPISQHLSSQYQNIKGLESLYPKLRVFNSEYIAILLTFQVFRFLEFVNNQNMSVEEALLHAEKWDDNLIVSLVPKYNDYLVKGGRLSPSAATIAKLLKIVPVISFYKGKLEKEGKGRIFTKTIINKIDERLLDNDSDLLILQNDCSEFNQFVDHVKSNYPNNVYTSSLPNCISIHTGPEAIVIIKLGRKLAQKEIEVL, from the coding sequence ATGAAAAATATTGCCATAGTAGTAGATTCATCATGTGGGCTGACTAAAGAACAAGCTCACAAATTAGGATGACATTATTTACCCTTAAAAATTGAATTAGATGACAAAATTTATAATGACGGGGATAATTTAAAAAGTAATGAACTTTTTAAATATTTCTCATTGGATACAAAACAATATAAAACAGCCTGTACACCTATTGGTGTTATTGAAGATATGGTTGAAGAATTATCAAAAACACATGATTATGTTGTAGTTTTCCCAATTTCTCAACATTTATCTTCACAATACCAAAACATTAAAGGGCTTGAATCTTTATATCCTAAATTAAGAGTTTTTAATTCTGAATACATTGCTATATTATTAACATTCCAAGTATTTAGATTCTTAGAATTTGTAAATAATCAAAATATGAGTGTAGAGGAAGCTTTATTACATGCTGAAAAATGAGATGATAACTTAATAGTTTCACTTGTGCCTAAATATAATGATTATTTAGTTAAAGGTGGTAGATTATCTCCTTCAGCAGCAACAATTGCTAAATTATTAAAAATAGTTCCTGTAATTAGTTTTTATAAAGGTAAACTTGAAAAAGAAGGAAAAGGTCGCATTTTTACTAAAACTATAATAAACAAAATAGATGAACGTTTACTTGATAATGATTCAGACTTATTAATTCTACAAAATGACTGTTCTGAATTTAACCAATTTGTTGATCATGTAAAAAGTAATTATCCTAATAATGTTTATACAAGCTCCTTACCAAATTGTATTTCAATTCATACAGGACCTGAAGCTATTGTTATTATCAAACTTGGTCGTAAGCTTGCACAGAAAGAAATCGAAGTATTATAA
- a CDS encoding MIP family Ig-specific serine endopeptidase, with protein MKNKLIKSIFITTAFSLLVISAVSCITNASERQKEIDINNAKKDLQQVLSTIQVTLKTSVDRLATFPSQIKENDLVIDGIDRNVYDIETSGTYNDTKLGLFAYDKTGRLIVKLAIYNKKFRNKVNTQKDFTINDLRKVGDIIPVPKPIPLPSPNPPVIQPNPKPKPPVNPQPPTHLPPAFPPFNIKDQILQNNQYPNYVSKYNKVDSNLLYQEIWNRTFSIRPGTLLNKNDENSLLVGQGTGWVLDYYKQDNNHYKLFIATNLHVIGNYANTNDTNIDILLNYNDPSGSVPGGFAIGKSNMPSSFGSIKNNEWDKFIQQNGGSVKYYANNQKYTSTAYSPYNSTQYTNAFSNPKIVFAAVDYMDDVVYNQFKDIINEKWQQYKQQKQQDLKTLNVDQDTRDKIEKFISQNPNKIPFYTDFGILELDVDLTKADETLKTWIKQAINAVDSYVTRIKGTSLLPNYTASNNNFLPTLDYLSKGRNLAQNNRTNEFGLSNAQNVYIAGYPMNNNKSTYWMQNNPTQRNSDEVLLEYNRRLGTANGIANNQLFDYPTNDVNSNIETGNIQIYSELWNKPFADFYGFNYTSKFSSLYYGASGSAVYNDFGQIVGIYNGVNANATFGNNMSSGTFAPLLQVGDVQALNNTIIYGYNLIDSTGFPHQTRSFKNNLKLFYPNGFDGKGNDKTAMFPEGFNK; from the coding sequence ATGAAAAACAAGTTAATTAAAAGTATATTTATTACTACAGCATTTTCTTTGCTTGTAATTAGTGCTGTATCTTGTATAACAAACGCAAGTGAAAGACAAAAAGAAATTGATATAAATAATGCAAAAAAAGATTTGCAACAAGTACTATCTACAATACAAGTAACATTAAAAACTTCTGTTGATAGACTCGCAACATTTCCTTCACAAATCAAAGAAAATGATTTGGTAATTGATGGGATAGATCGTAATGTTTATGATATAGAAACCAGTGGAACGTATAATGATACTAAGCTTGGTTTATTTGCTTATGATAAGACAGGAAGATTAATTGTTAAGCTAGCAATTTATAATAAAAAATTTAGAAATAAAGTAAATACACAAAAAGATTTTACTATAAATGATTTAAGAAAAGTAGGGGATATTATACCTGTTCCAAAACCTATACCTTTACCTAGTCCAAATCCGCCAGTTATACAACCAAATCCAAAACCAAAACCTCCTGTTAATCCACAACCCCCAACACATTTACCCCCTGCATTTCCGCCTTTTAACATAAAGGATCAAATATTACAAAATAACCAGTATCCAAATTATGTTTCTAAATATAATAAAGTCGATAGCAATCTTTTATATCAAGAAATTTGAAATAGAACATTTTCTATTAGACCTGGAACATTATTAAACAAAAATGATGAAAATAGTTTATTGGTGGGCCAAGGTACAGGCTGGGTATTAGATTATTATAAGCAAGACAATAATCACTATAAATTATTCATAGCAACAAATTTACATGTTATAGGTAATTATGCTAACACAAATGACACAAATATTGATATTTTATTAAATTACAATGATCCTAGTGGTAGTGTTCCAGGTGGTTTTGCTATAGGAAAAAGCAATATGCCTTCATCATTTGGTTCAATAAAAAATAATGAATGAGATAAATTTATACAACAAAATGGTGGTAGTGTAAAATATTATGCTAATAATCAAAAATACACCAGTACTGCATATTCTCCATACAATAGCACTCAATACACTAATGCATTTAGTAATCCAAAAATAGTCTTTGCGGCTGTTGATTACATGGATGATGTTGTATATAACCAATTTAAAGATATTATTAATGAAAAATGACAACAATACAAGCAACAAAAACAACAAGATTTAAAAACATTAAATGTAGATCAAGATACTAGAGATAAAATAGAGAAATTTATTTCGCAAAATCCTAATAAAATTCCTTTCTATACTGATTTTGGAATATTAGAATTAGATGTTGATTTAACTAAAGCTGATGAAACTTTAAAAACATGAATTAAGCAAGCTATTAATGCAGTTGATTCATATGTAACAAGAATTAAAGGAACAAGTTTATTACCTAATTACACTGCATCTAATAATAATTTCCTGCCAACATTAGATTATTTATCTAAAGGAAGAAATCTAGCTCAAAATAACCGAACAAATGAATTTGGTTTATCAAATGCTCAAAATGTTTACATTGCTGGCTACCCAATGAATAATAATAAATCAACATATTGGATGCAAAATAATCCAACTCAACGTAATTCTGATGAAGTATTGTTAGAATATAATAGAAGATTAGGAACTGCAAACGGAATTGCTAATAATCAGTTATTTGATTATCCAACAAATGATGTAAATTCAAATATTGAAACTGGTAATATTCAAATATATTCAGAATTATGAAACAAACCATTTGCTGATTTTTATGGATTTAACTATACTAGTAAGTTTTCATCATTATACTATGGAGCTAGTGGTTCAGCAGTTTATAATGATTTTGGACAAATAGTTGGAATTTATAATGGTGTTAATGCAAATGCAACTTTTGGCAATAACATGTCCTCTGGAACTTTTGCTCCACTATTACAAGTTGGTGATGTACAAGCTTTAAATAATACTATTATTTATGGATATAACTTAATTGATTCAACAGGATTCCCACATCAAACTAGATCATTCAAGAATAATTTAAAACTATTTTATCCAAATGGATTTGATGGTAAAGGAAATGATAAAACAGCTATGTTTCCGGAAGGATTTAACAAGTAA
- a CDS encoding energy-coupling factor transporter ATPase → MIKAENITFRYRENDINPALKNVSFTIEKGQYVAILGHNGSGKSTLSKLLVALLKPQEGSLSIDGIVYSKENLSQIRRKIGIIFQNPDNQFVGSSVEDDIAFGLENRCIPHDDMKPLILQYAQKVDMMDYLEREPESLSGGQKQRVAIASVLALNPDVVIFDEVTSMLDPKGKSSVLQIIKEIQESKEKTLISITHDMDEAILADKCLVFAGGELIASGSPKDILKNKEIIDIAKIESPFIYRISERINGINPTYNEKELIKQLCK, encoded by the coding sequence ATGATTAAAGCAGAAAATATAACATTTAGATATAGAGAAAATGATATAAACCCGGCATTAAAAAATGTCTCTTTCACTATCGAAAAAGGGCAATATGTTGCAATACTAGGGCATAATGGTTCTGGTAAAAGTACGTTATCAAAACTTTTAGTTGCATTATTGAAACCACAAGAAGGTTCTCTAAGTATTGATGGTATTGTTTATAGTAAAGAAAACTTATCCCAAATCAGAAGAAAAATTGGGATTATTTTTCAAAACCCTGATAACCAATTTGTTGGTTCTTCAGTTGAAGATGATATAGCATTCGGACTGGAAAATAGATGTATACCACATGATGATATGAAACCATTAATTTTACAATATGCTCAAAAAGTAGATATGATGGATTATTTAGAAAGGGAACCAGAAAGCCTTTCTGGTGGCCAAAAACAACGTGTTGCTATTGCATCTGTTTTGGCGCTAAATCCTGATGTTGTTATTTTTGACGAAGTTACTTCAATGCTTGATCCTAAAGGTAAATCTAGCGTATTACAAATAATTAAAGAAATCCAAGAATCTAAAGAAAAAACCTTAATTTCTATAACCCATGATATGGATGAAGCTATTCTTGCTGATAAATGTTTAGTATTTGCTGGTGGCGAATTAATTGCTTCAGGTTCACCAAAAGATATATTGAAAAATAAAGAAATCATTGATATAGCTAAAATTGAATCCCCATTTATTTACCGTATCAGTGAAAGAATAAATGGTATTAATCCAACATATAATGAAAAGGAGTTAATTAAACAATTATGCAAATAA
- the tsaB gene encoding tRNA (adenosine(37)-N6)-threonylcarbamoyltransferase complex dimerization subunit type 1 TsaB: MNVYLDTSSEDFVLVLFNQEFQVLDFILLEGYKKKVELITNEFAKILQRNNLQIKDLTGLYTNIGPGFFTGVRSSLVFFRTLALLNKIDLYITTTLDILHLQHSDKVLFTDAQGHKLYQYNFEQFNGSNYKNVISVVDKTNQEVVGINFKSMIQNFTQYKDLFIFKEPMNIEVLYIKQPQIGGTK; the protein is encoded by the coding sequence ATGAATGTTTATTTAGATACCTCAAGTGAAGATTTTGTTTTAGTCTTATTTAATCAAGAATTTCAAGTTCTTGATTTTATTCTACTTGAGGGTTACAAAAAGAAGGTAGAATTAATAACTAATGAATTTGCTAAAATATTACAAAGAAATAACTTGCAAATTAAAGATTTAACAGGACTTTACACAAATATTGGCCCTGGTTTTTTCACTGGAGTAAGAAGCTCATTGGTATTTTTTAGAACACTAGCTTTATTAAACAAAATTGATCTATATATCACAACTACACTGGATATTTTACATCTACAACATAGCGACAAAGTTCTTTTCACTGATGCTCAAGGTCATAAACTTTACCAATATAATTTTGAGCAATTTAATGGTTCAAATTACAAAAATGTTATTTCTGTAGTTGATAAAACTAATCAAGAAGTAGTGGGAATTAATTTCAAATCAATGATTCAAAATTTTACTCAATATAAAGACCTATTTATATTCAAAGAACCTATGAATATTGAAGTTTTATACATTAAGCAACCTCAAATAGGGGGTACTAAATAA
- a CDS encoding endonuclease: MKKTKTILLSFTGLSIISAPIIAVSCQDTKQNESNSTTTNTPANTPANTPANTPANTPANTPANTPANTPANTPANTPANTPANTPANTPANTPANTPANTPANTPANTPANTPAKPITNDLTNIVIPKEAKAKFKYQYDKSNDYYAEADGKSGLELLDALLNIQKRNLVGVKHGQAGYNYLKTIYNSSDAFKDKYFEKDNSMLDIYSENPNGSDPYTFSHYETPKHYKDKEGEGMNREHVIPQSWFTTKAEQKTNTTRNDAQFVFPTDIYVNKIRGNYPHDDVVEKDSNNKFKQGSYLGKNSIGKIAMEPLDAFKGDIARAYLYFMVTYRDLDIDYANSIYVDKTVFKLLPHYLNTYLNWNIKDQVDPWDVTRNNEIARMEQMRNPFIDYPNLADNLFGQNPKPFKNLGVLVNAIPITEQK; this comes from the coding sequence ATGAAAAAAACTAAAACTATTTTACTTTCTTTTACTGGATTATCAATAATTTCTGCTCCAATAATTGCTGTATCATGTCAAGATACTAAACAAAATGAAAGCAACTCTACAACCACAAATACACCAGCAAATACACCAGCAAATACACCAGCAAATACACCAGCAAATACACCAGCAAATACACCAGCAAATACACCAGCAAATACACCAGCAAATACACCAGCAAATACACCAGCAAATACACCAGCAAATACACCAGCAAATACACCAGCAAATACACCAGCAAATACACCAGCAAATACACCAGCAAATACACCAGCAAATACACCAGCAAATACACCAGCAAAACCAATAACAAATGATTTAACAAACATTGTTATACCAAAAGAAGCTAAAGCTAAATTTAAATATCAATATGATAAATCTAATGATTACTATGCTGAAGCTGATGGCAAATCAGGTTTAGAACTATTAGATGCTTTATTAAATATACAAAAAAGAAATTTAGTTGGTGTAAAACACGGTCAAGCTGGATATAATTACTTAAAGACTATATACAATAGTTCAGATGCTTTTAAAGATAAATATTTTGAAAAAGATAACTCAATGCTCGATATTTATTCAGAAAATCCAAATGGCAGCGACCCTTATACTTTCTCACATTATGAAACACCTAAGCATTATAAAGACAAAGAAGGTGAAGGAATGAACAGGGAACATGTTATTCCTCAATCTTGATTTACTACAAAGGCTGAACAAAAAACAAATACCACTCGTAATGATGCACAATTTGTATTCCCGACAGATATTTATGTAAATAAAATAAGAGGAAATTACCCACACGATGATGTTGTAGAAAAGGATTCAAATAATAAGTTTAAGCAAGGCAGTTATTTAGGAAAAAACAGCATAGGTAAAATTGCTATGGAACCGCTTGATGCATTTAAAGGTGATATAGCCAGAGCTTATTTATATTTTATGGTTACTTATAGAGACCTTGATATTGATTATGCAAATTCTATATATGTCGATAAAACAGTTTTTAAACTTTTACCTCATTATTTAAATACCTACCTTAATTGAAATATAAAAGATCAAGTTGATCCATGGGATGTTACAAGAAATAATGAAATAGCAAGAATGGAGCAAATGCGTAATCCATTTATTGATTATCCAAATTTAGCTGATAATTTATTTGGACAAAACCCTAAACCATTTAAAAACCTTGGTGTTTTAGTTAATGCAATTCCGATTACAGAGCAAAAATAA
- the tsaD gene encoding tRNA (adenosine(37)-N6)-threonylcarbamoyltransferase complex transferase subunit TsaD, whose protein sequence is MRILGIETSHDDTSIAVLQDGKVLDMWTISQIDIFKKFGGTIPEVSSREHVKNIAIIQLLLQEKYDLNTVDYVAYTKEPGLIGTLQVGYLFASAIAQSIQKPLIPVNHLIGHFLSSTLTEEIKFPALCLLVSGGHTQLIYSTSPTHTEIIGETLDDAVGEAFDKVSSRLGLGFPGGPLIDKLSQDYKSELISFTKPHTEHELDFSFSGLKTQVLNRVNKAKMKNQQIDLIQVAVSFQETAVEYLIEKTKLALEKYDVKTLVLGGGVSANKLLRSRFIHLHPNTIIPSLKYATDNGAMIAQAAYLQLLETEKNSK, encoded by the coding sequence ATGAGAATTCTTGGTATCGAAACATCACATGATGATACATCTATAGCAGTATTACAAGATGGTAAAGTTCTTGATATGTGAACCATTTCACAAATAGATATTTTTAAAAAATTTGGCGGAACTATTCCTGAAGTTTCATCACGTGAACATGTAAAAAATATAGCTATTATTCAATTATTATTACAAGAAAAATACGACTTAAATACTGTTGATTATGTCGCTTATACAAAAGAACCTGGATTAATAGGAACTCTTCAAGTTGGATACTTATTTGCATCAGCAATTGCACAAAGCATTCAAAAACCACTTATTCCAGTAAATCACTTAATTGGTCACTTTCTTTCTTCAACTTTAACTGAAGAAATTAAATTTCCGGCATTATGTTTACTAGTTTCAGGGGGACATACTCAACTTATTTATTCAACCTCTCCAACTCATACTGAAATAATAGGAGAAACTCTGGATGATGCTGTAGGAGAAGCTTTTGATAAAGTATCTTCTCGTCTAGGCTTAGGTTTCCCTGGTGGACCTTTAATCGATAAATTAAGTCAAGATTATAAAAGCGAACTGATTTCATTTACAAAACCACATACAGAACACGAATTAGACTTTTCATTTTCTGGTCTTAAAACTCAAGTACTAAACCGCGTTAATAAAGCTAAAATGAAAAATCAACAAATTGATCTAATTCAAGTAGCTGTTTCCTTCCAAGAAACTGCTGTTGAATATCTAATAGAGAAAACTAAATTAGCTTTAGAAAAATATGATGTTAAAACTCTTGTTTTAGGTGGTGGAGTTTCAGCTAATAAATTATTAAGATCTAGATTTATTCATCTACATCCTAATACAATTATTCCTTCATTAAAATATGCAACTGATAATGGTGCAATGATAGCTCAAGCTGCATATTTACAATTATTAGAGACAGAAAAAAATAGCAAGTAA
- a CDS encoding IS3 family transposase, with product MSRVGNSLDNREIEYFFSIFKSEFLYKINIKELTYDEFVLRANYFINWYNNSRIQSVLDWKTPSDAWCLNF from the coding sequence ATGAGCAGAGTAGGAAATTCTTTAGACAACAGAGAGATAGAATACTTTTTCAGCATTTTTAAATCAGAATTTCTATACAAAATTAACATTAAGGAATTAACTTATGATGAATTTGTTCTTAGAGCAAATTACTTTATAAACTGATATAATAATTCACGAATTCAATCTGTCTTAGATTGAAAAACACCAAGCGATGCTTGATGTCTTAATTTTTAA
- the tsaE gene encoding tRNA (adenosine(37)-N6)-threonylcarbamoyltransferase complex ATPase subunit type 1 TsaE, protein MMQKIICNNLQDLDKFITANLKLFQDKKILLLNGDLGAGKTTFVKLLAKQLGIKNNITSPSFSYMKDYSGLIHMDLYNYKGDIEEFEDYFDDNIVAIEWANLKKHQFDKYVEINAYIDRDLHHVFEITEVK, encoded by the coding sequence ATGATGCAGAAAATTATTTGTAATAACTTACAAGATTTAGATAAATTTATTACTGCTAACTTAAAGTTATTTCAAGATAAAAAAATATTGCTTCTTAACGGCGATTTAGGAGCTGGTAAAACAACTTTTGTTAAATTACTAGCTAAGCAATTAGGAATTAAAAACAATATTACATCTCCAAGTTTTTCTTATATGAAGGATTATTCAGGACTAATTCATATGGATTTATATAATTACAAAGGCGATATTGAAGAATTTGAAGATTATTTTGATGACAATATTGTAGCTATTGAATGAGCTAATTTAAAGAAACATCAATTTGATAAGTATGTAGAAATAAATGCATATATTGATCGTGATTTACATCATGTTTTTGAGATTACGGAGGTTAAATAA